From the genome of Oncorhynchus tshawytscha isolate Ot180627B linkage group LG31, Otsh_v2.0, whole genome shotgun sequence, one region includes:
- the LOC112229462 gene encoding protein lifeguard 1, with translation MSQDKNSYPGVMGENNPLHNNVYGPPQPGFGIAPPNYTPAPVQAPYPGQPTPYGQPAPYGQPAPYGQPGFPQGGPGFGQGPYPQMPYPQGPYPTVPYQQPAQPGFPGDPNTSVGDGYHGDVPPSYYDNEEFTNSGFEDKSIRQAFIRKVFLVLTVQLMVTFSFVAVFTFVDDAKLFVRRNPWTYYVSYAIFFVSLITLSCCGEFRRKHPWNLMALSILTLSLSYMVGMIASFYDTETVIMAVGITAVVCFTVVLFSLQSKYDFTSCRGVLFVCLIVLLLFSILCIFIRHRILHIVYASLGALLFTCFLAVDTQLLLGNKKLALSPEEYIFAALNLYTDIINIFLYILAIVGRSRE, from the exons ATGTCTCAGGACAAGAACAGCTACCCTGGGGTCATGGGGGAGAACAACCCCCTCCACAACAACGTCTACGGACCGCCCCAGCCCGGGTTCGGGATAGCCCCTCCCAACTACACCCCGGCTCCAGTGCAAGCTCCATACCCTGGCCAGCCTACACCCTATGGTCAACCTGCACCCTATGGTCAACCTGCACCCTATGGTCAGCCTGGGTTTCCCCAGGGAGGCCCTGGGTTTGGACAGGGACCCTACCCTCAGATGCCCTATCCCCAGGGCCCCTACCCCACAGTGCCCTACCAGCAACCTGCACAGCCAGGGTTCCCTGGTGACCCCAACA CTTCCGTGGGTGATGGTTACCATGGGGACGTGCCGCCGTCTTACTACGACAACGAGGAGTTTACCAACTCTGGCTTTGAGGACAAGAGCATCCGACAGGCGTTCATCAGAAag GTGTTCCTGGTGCTGACCGTTCAGCTGATGGTCACCTTCTCCTTCGTGGCCGTCTTTACCTTTGTGGACGATGCCAAGTTGTTTGTGCGGCGTAACCCCTGGACGTACTACGTGTCCTACGCCATCTTCTTTGTGTCTCTCATCACCCTCAGCTGCTGTGGAGAGTTCCGTCGCAAACACCCCTGGAACCTGATGGCATTG TCCATCCTGACCCTGAGTCTGTCCTACATGGTGGGGATGATCGCCAGCTTCTACGACACGGAGACTGTTATCATGGCTGTGGGCATCACCGCTGTGGTCTGCTTCACCGTGGTCCTCTTCTcactacag AGCAAGTATGACTTCACTTCCTGCCGCGGcgttctgtttgtgtgtttgatcGTCCTGCTGCTCTTCTCCATCCTCTGCATCTTCATCCGCCACAGGATCCTCCACATTGTCTACGCCTCCCTGGGAGCCCTGCTCTTCACCTGC TTCTTGGCTGTGGACACCCAGCTCCTCCTGGGCAACAAAAAGCTGGCTCTGAGTCCAGAGGAGTACATCTTTGCTGCTCTCAACCTCTACACAGACATCATCAACATCTTCCTCTACATCCTGGCTATCGTGGGCCGTTCCCGTGAGTGA